One Salvia splendens isolate huo1 chromosome 1, SspV2, whole genome shotgun sequence genomic window, AACACACGAACAATCTTGCAAATTCCAAATACTCATAGATTCTCTACATTTACTCCCAGATTATCTACAACTACAACTACCGGTTACAAAAAACTGGAGAGGAATATTTAATGTCAAATACAACCTCATGTTAAAATAACTTTCAAAGCATAATTATTACTGTACCAATAAATTGAAACACAAGAAAAACTCATACCCAATAAATGCCCACTATAAATTGTTTACCAGCCTTGGCTatcaatattataaatataataatttttatggctataaactaaaaatatatatacacccAATAAACACCCCCTATAAATTGTTTGGTAGCCTTGGCTATCAATATTATAAATAGAATTTTTATGgctataaactaaaaatatacaccTATGACCTGTTTGTTGGTTAAGAAAAGAGATTTATAGGAAAATTGGACTTAATTGGCCTTTCGTATTCAACCAGAAGATAAGGGGTTTATATATAGTTTCAAAATTTCATTGAGTCTCGTTTCATCTCCAAATATATTCATGCAAATACTCCTAGTAGTTTGGGGGCTATACCAAATCTTAAAGTTTTAGCCCATTTGAAAACAGATTACCAATTTCAGCAATTTGCTTTGAAACTAATTTCCAAGACTTCATTACAATCAACAACaatcaaccaaaaaaaaaatctacacTCAAGCCCATGAGTATTTAACTTTGAGGTTAATTAAGTCTATAATTTTGAGAAACTGCCTTGACTCTGAAAAATTAATTTTCCTAGTTGGAAAATAGTGAAACCAATGCCCGAAGTAAGCTACACACGTATATTTAATAGCATCAAAGCATAATTCGAAGCCGTTAAAGAGAGAtgcatattaatttaattagtactccAATCCGTTGTAAAAAATTACTCAAAGACCATATATATGCAAATAAAACATGTTAAAATCCATCAACATGTTTTAAATAGAATCATGAAATTTGGATGAAGATAGTCAAATGAGATAGGCAGAAGGATTTATAAGCCAAGAGTCGCCATCAATATAGTAAGTGCCAATAAATGGCATGGCTTCGTCGTCTGTGAGCACTCTCGCCCACGCTACTCGACCCGTCACGTTTGCTCCTACTCCGGTACATTTGTATTCACCATAATACACTTTCCTATATGGAGTAAAAGTTTAAGTTAGTAAAAAatatataccatagtacttagGGCAcggaagataaataaataaaacatggtAAAAAGACACATTTTAGGTTAGTTTATGTCGATAGATGAATTATGTatatcctaattaaaatagcaTACTAACTGAGTagtaggagtaatatatatatatatatatatatatatatatacacacaagtgtagtgtagtgtagtgtagtgtagcTATGACGACTTACTGGTGGCGAGATGTGTTGCCCCAATCGCTCCATCCTTGGGGAAGAACGATTTTATCCAAAAATGTGTAAGAAAACACGACTCTCGAATAATCTCCCCACGCTCTTCCTAAATAGATCGATCCGGTCCCTGTTACTGTACAATTCTTGAACGAAAACCCACTCGCCATTGATGAATCCGACCGCTTTTGAGCTGTGACCGACGCCACCTTCTTCGTCACCGAGTTCAGATAGCAATTctgacaaaaaaaatagtagtataacttaatttttttgttgattaataTTGAAAGGTACTCCaaattactatatatatatagacctAGGGTCACCTCATAGAGTGATGTGCCATAGCCGAAGATGAAGTGGACGGAGCCTTGAATGAAGCAGTTGCTGAAGTAGTGAAGGCCTTTGTGATCGTAGAGGGTGTCTTGACTACCATAGAAGCTGCAGTTGTAGAACGCCGGCTTTGTCCCTGATATCCGCAGCGCCGCCGCCTGCTCGCCTCTCCTCCCCACCATGTGCGGCACGCTGTTCTGATTTCATAACTGCTAATGAATACTCCATACTATAAATCTAGGTATGAATGATTTGAAAAATATGATCACCTCAAACTTGACGTTGATTGCAATAAAATAATCAGCATCAACGGCAACAGTAGCAGTTTGAAATGTCCTCACCGTTGATGCGGTGTCGTTTTAGGGATGCTCACCTTTTCCCTACAATCAAATCATCATTTAATTAGTCTCACAATAATACAAGTACTATAGAGCTAGTGGACATACGGACCTATAAACACCGGAATTTATGCGTATAACCACCCTACGAGTATTGTGAAGGGGAATGTTGCTGACTGCCTCATTGATGCTCATGAAATCTCCGCTCCCATCCTGGCTCACGGTTACTTGTGTTCTATTCGACTTCGCCAGCCACAGCTTCCAGTCGGAGTCCATGGAGGAAAGTGTGTTCGGACatgagaggaagaagaagagattaaCGGTGAATAGGGCATGAAATCTACGAGGCATGATTGTTTGTGTGATGATACTGTAGGTTGCAATTGCATGAACAAATAGTGGACAAAATGGCACTACAAATACTAGTGATACTCACACTTTTCACACTAATGCCCCTTCGATTTTACTTATTGGATTTAAGCTTTCATCCAAATTAATTAGTGGATTTATGCTTTGATGGGATATATTCATGTCAGCTATTTATGTTAATGTTGTTGCGAGTAGTTATTAATGTCCTCTAATATTATTATCTCATTTTTAACTCTCTTTTTTCTAGCATCAGTTATAATTAAGTCGTCTTCAATGGTACGTAGTCGCAAGAAGAGGCCAGGCATTTTAGTGAAAGGGGGGACTTGTGGTGGATATGGCAGTGAGAGGTCCCAAATATTGTCCCCATTTGTATAGATTAGCCATTAGCAATAGCATATAAGGTTGAAGACAACGGAGATAGCAACAATCAATGAGTGCACCATATAATACATATATAGCTGTGATCCATCACTCAACATCCTCTAGTGCTGGCTACATTCAAACCACATCTAAAGTCAACTTCCTCATTTCTTGCATATGCTTCTATAtccttttaatttcttatttctCTTCTTATTCATATCTAcgcagtatatatatatatatatatatatatgcatacatattacaaaaagtactagtactactatatatttaattaattaactacaatATTTTCAATTCTAGCTTCTACTTATTTTAGTAGCCTTAAAGTAAATTATATGCATATCGTTGAATACATGCATATACCGGTtagttatgacttatgaatgaTGCGAGAATAGGAGAAGATGAAACATGAGTAGAAACAGAAGAATCGATTTCCCAATTTCTGCCATCCCTTAAATTTCAAAGCATAAGTATATATActgtatatattaatatatagcTCACAAGAATTAGTTAGATCCATCATACATGCCCAATAATAAATCATCTATTTGATAAAACACCATCACCGAATTAAGCAGGGAGGGGCTATCAAATTCAAGGCCATAATACAATACTACTGCTGCCCAAAATCGAGCATGTAATCATGAAACCCGCAGTCACTACTACTATTACAT contains:
- the LOC121804851 gene encoding probable pectinesterase 53 isoform X1, whose amino-acid sequence is MLIILLQSTSSLSVPHMVGRRGEQAAALRISGTKPAFYNCSFYGSQDTLYDHKGLHYFSNCFIQGSVHFIFGYGTSLYENCYLNSVTKKVASVTAQKRSDSSMASGFSFKNCTVTGTGSIYLGRAWGDYSRVVFSYTFLDKIVLPQGWSDWGNTSRHQKVYYGEYKCTGVGANVTGRVAWARVLTDDEAMPFIGTYYIDGDSWLINPSAYLI
- the LOC121804851 gene encoding probable pectinesterase 53 isoform X2 translates to MVGRRGEQAAALRISGTKPAFYNCSFYGSQDTLYDHKGLHYFSNCFIQGSVHFIFGYGTSLYENCYLNSVTKKVASVTAQKRSDSSMASGFSFKNCTVTGTGSIYLGRAWGDYSRVVFSYTFLDKIVLPQGWSDWGNTSRHQKVYYGEYKCTGVGANVTGRVAWARVLTDDEAMPFIGTYYIDGDSWLINPSAYLI